From the genome of Streptacidiphilus rugosus AM-16, one region includes:
- a CDS encoding TetR/AcrR family transcriptional regulator: MPSEQSVATVAPPRPARRSRAPRGSLSAELIIDHALRLMDEKGLEAFSMRALAEDLGVGTMALYTYFRGKDELFRAARDRVLAAYTPPSTEGSWDQQLRAACLAVHDLFTGRPAVLRLLAESTAQDDFVDVATASMDRMLGLLCEGGLNREDAARAYGTLSRFTIGSALREIRVCSRPEAVEMFRSRIAALPPEHYPHLADLAPEILATTEDGPGQYEYGLDLILAGLRHLPSRCT; encoded by the coding sequence ATGCCCTCCGAGCAGTCCGTCGCCACCGTCGCGCCGCCCAGGCCCGCGCGTCGGTCGCGTGCGCCACGGGGTTCGCTGAGCGCCGAGCTGATCATCGATCACGCCCTGCGGCTGATGGACGAGAAGGGCCTGGAGGCCTTCTCGATGCGTGCCCTGGCCGAGGACCTCGGCGTCGGCACCATGGCTCTGTACACCTACTTCCGCGGCAAGGACGAGCTCTTCCGCGCGGCGCGCGACCGCGTCCTGGCGGCCTACACGCCGCCGAGCACCGAGGGCAGCTGGGACCAGCAGCTCCGCGCCGCCTGCCTCGCCGTGCACGACCTGTTCACCGGCCGCCCCGCGGTCCTGAGGCTGCTGGCCGAGTCCACCGCGCAGGACGACTTCGTCGACGTGGCGACCGCCTCGATGGACCGGATGCTCGGCCTGCTGTGCGAGGGCGGTCTGAACCGCGAGGACGCGGCCCGCGCGTACGGCACGCTCTCGCGCTTCACCATCGGCTCGGCCCTCCGCGAGATCCGGGTCTGCTCCCGCCCGGAGGCGGTGGAGATGTTCCGCAGCCGTATCGCGGCGCTGCCGCCGGAGCACTACCCGCACCTCGCCGATCTCGCCCCGGAGATCCTGGCCACGACGGAGGACGGCCCGGGCCAGTACGAGTATGGCCTCGACCTGATCCTCGCCGGACTCCGCCACCTCCCCTCCCGCTGCACCTGA
- a CDS encoding decaprenyl-phosphate phosphoribosyltransferase, which produces MSAPQPVRPVQPTTPFVGRRTGWVRFPSAVLRTARPRQWVKNLLVFAAPLTGSELTARQFEARGGSALGGAALAFVVFTLASCSVYFVNDAVDAERDRQHPRKCLRPIASGELSETAAMAVAATCVAAALAVSLTAPGFGLTIAVSAYLVTSFLYSLGLKHLAVLELTLVASGFVLRALGGAASSQVPPSGWFVLVCSLGALLVATAKRHTELAGLGDPAAAHRPSLQHYTASGLRLAQRVIALAMVAAYLAWALLEADPRTRGWHVATVIPLSAALIRFDGLTSRGTTNHIEDLLIRDAPMIAFEIAWLLLFALGFAAPAM; this is translated from the coding sequence ATGAGCGCGCCTCAGCCCGTCCGCCCGGTGCAGCCGACGACGCCGTTCGTCGGGCGCCGCACCGGGTGGGTCCGGTTCCCCTCCGCGGTGCTGCGCACCGCGCGGCCGCGGCAGTGGGTGAAGAACCTGCTGGTCTTCGCGGCTCCGCTGACCGGCTCGGAACTGACGGCACGCCAGTTCGAGGCCCGTGGCGGCAGCGCGCTGGGCGGGGCGGCCCTGGCCTTCGTGGTCTTCACGCTGGCCTCCTGCTCGGTCTACTTCGTCAACGACGCGGTGGATGCGGAGCGCGACCGGCAGCACCCGCGCAAGTGCCTGCGGCCGATCGCCTCCGGCGAGCTGAGCGAGACGGCGGCGATGGCCGTCGCCGCGACCTGCGTGGCCGCGGCCCTGGCGGTGAGCCTGACCGCTCCCGGCTTCGGGCTGACCATCGCGGTCTCGGCCTACCTGGTGACGTCGTTCCTGTACAGCCTCGGGCTGAAGCACCTGGCGGTGCTGGAGCTCACGCTGGTCGCCTCGGGCTTCGTGCTCAGGGCGCTGGGCGGCGCGGCGTCCTCGCAGGTGCCGCCGTCGGGCTGGTTCGTGCTGGTCTGCAGTCTGGGCGCGCTGCTGGTCGCCACGGCGAAGCGCCATACCGAGTTGGCCGGCCTCGGCGATCCCGCGGCGGCGCACCGGCCCTCCCTCCAGCACTACACGGCCTCCGGCCTGAGGCTCGCGCAACGCGTCATCGCCCTGGCGATGGTGGCGGCGTACCTCGCGTGGGCGCTGCTCGAGGCGGACCCGCGGACGCGGGGGTGGCACGTGGCAACCGTGATACCGCTGAGCGCGGCGCTGATCCGCTTCGACGGACTGACGTCGCGCGGCACGACCAACCACATCGAGGATCTGCTGATCCGTGACGCCCCGATGATCGCCTTCGAGATCGCCTGGCTCCTCCTCTTCGCCCTCGGCTTCGCCGCGCCGGCGATGTGA
- a CDS encoding PhzF family phenazine biosynthesis isomerase gives MTTSSGFPTSEVLRYTAFSADPAGGNPAGIVLDARAMSDAEMLAVAAEVGYSESAFVTEQDREGRRFRLRYFSPLAEVDFCGHATVATAVALAERLGDGPLLFVTNAGEITLDTGKDVSGTVRATLTSVPTRTRPATEAELDATLAALRWSREELDPAFPPHVAFGGVEHLVLAVGTRARLAALDYDFDALAAVMTRHAWTTVQLVWRESEELFHARDPFPVGGVVEDAATGAAAAAFGGYLRALGKLPESGAFTILQGEDMGRPSVLTVSAVPGGERIRVSGTAVVI, from the coding sequence ATGACGACTTCCAGCGGCTTCCCCACGTCCGAGGTCCTGCGTTACACGGCCTTCTCGGCCGATCCGGCCGGCGGCAACCCCGCCGGGATCGTTCTCGACGCGCGCGCGATGAGCGACGCGGAGATGCTGGCGGTGGCGGCCGAGGTCGGCTACTCGGAGAGCGCTTTCGTCACCGAGCAGGACCGGGAGGGCCGCCGCTTCCGGCTGCGCTACTTCAGCCCGCTCGCCGAGGTCGACTTCTGCGGCCACGCGACCGTGGCGACGGCCGTCGCGCTGGCCGAGCGCCTGGGCGACGGGCCGCTGCTCTTCGTGACGAACGCGGGCGAGATCACGCTGGACACCGGGAAGGACGTCTCCGGCACGGTCCGCGCCACCCTGACGAGCGTGCCGACCCGTACCCGTCCCGCCACGGAGGCCGAGCTGGACGCGACGCTCGCCGCGCTGCGCTGGTCCCGCGAGGAGCTCGATCCGGCGTTCCCTCCGCACGTCGCCTTCGGCGGTGTCGAGCACCTGGTCCTGGCCGTCGGCACGCGTGCGCGACTGGCCGCGCTCGACTACGACTTCGACGCGCTGGCCGCGGTGATGACCCGTCATGCCTGGACCACCGTGCAGCTGGTCTGGCGCGAGAGCGAGGAGCTGTTCCACGCGCGGGACCCGTTCCCCGTCGGCGGTGTGGTCGAGGACGCGGCCACCGGCGCCGCGGCGGCCGCGTTCGGCGGTTACCTGCGCGCCCTCGGCAAGCTGCCGGAGTCTGGCGCCTTCACCATCCTCCAGGGCGAGGACATGGGCCGACCGAGCGTGCTGACGGTCTCCGCCGTGCCGGGCGGCGAACGGATCCGGGTCTCGGGAACGGCCGTCGTGATCTGA
- a CDS encoding phosphatase PAP2 family protein — protein MSTATTTAPRAEDSPTPSPGVARSGWLRELLLVAGVYFAYDGSRLLVRNGLERAQRDATRLLDVEQWLHLDPERWLNADFSSHQWLGIPADFAYATLHYAVTPAVLIWLWRSHRAVYRRARTWLGISTVLALVGFVLFPAAPPRLLPAWFGFTDTMAQHAAVGWWGQSASAPAGLGSLTNEFAAMPSLHVGWALWCGLMLFAHAKDRTVRTLGLLYPVVIALVVMGTANHYLLDVLAGAGVVVVGRLLVGPALRAWNRVTARRRGRTARPSPSR, from the coding sequence ATGTCCACCGCCACCACGACCGCCCCTCGGGCGGAGGACTCTCCCACCCCCTCCCCCGGGGTGGCCCGCAGCGGCTGGCTGCGCGAGCTGCTCCTGGTCGCCGGCGTCTACTTCGCCTACGACGGCAGCCGGCTCCTGGTCCGCAACGGGCTGGAGCGGGCGCAGCGCGACGCCACCCGGCTGCTCGACGTGGAGCAGTGGCTGCATCTGGACCCCGAGCGCTGGCTGAACGCCGACTTCAGCAGCCACCAGTGGCTGGGCATACCCGCCGACTTCGCCTACGCGACGCTGCACTACGCGGTGACCCCGGCCGTCCTGATCTGGCTCTGGCGCAGTCACCGGGCGGTCTACCGACGCGCGCGGACCTGGTTGGGGATCTCCACGGTGCTGGCTCTGGTCGGCTTCGTGCTCTTCCCGGCCGCACCGCCCAGGCTGCTGCCCGCCTGGTTCGGGTTCACCGACACGATGGCCCAGCACGCGGCCGTCGGCTGGTGGGGCCAGAGCGCGAGCGCGCCCGCCGGGCTGGGCTCCCTGACGAACGAGTTCGCCGCCATGCCCAGCCTGCATGTCGGCTGGGCGCTCTGGTGCGGCCTGATGCTCTTCGCCCACGCCAAGGACCGCACCGTGAGGACGCTGGGCCTGCTCTATCCCGTCGTCATCGCCCTGGTGGTGATGGGAACGGCCAACCACTACCTGCTGGACGTCCTGGCCGGCGCGGGCGTGGTGGTCGTCGGCCGCCTGCTGGTCGGCCCCGCCCTGCGCGCCTGGAACCGCGTCACCGCCCGGAGGCGCGGTCGCACCGCACGGCCGTCGCCCTCGCGCTGA
- a CDS encoding histidine phosphatase family protein, translating to MPARILLVRHGETAWSATGRHTGRTDVPLTDEGREMGRRLGARLSAEPWGGLPQAEVVSSPLSRARETAELAGFGDRLRTDERLLEWDYGQYEGLTGPAIRAETQPGWLIWRDGVPGGEKLAEVCGRVDDFLADVDARAGVPDPDTTVMHPADRDLVVFAHGHLLRILTARWLGLPPEYAQRFKLGPATLSVLTWEYGARAVERWNDAAHLD from the coding sequence ATGCCCGCGCGGATTCTGCTGGTCCGGCACGGTGAGACCGCGTGGTCGGCCACTGGGCGGCACACCGGGCGCACCGACGTCCCGCTGACGGACGAGGGGCGTGAGATGGGTCGCCGACTCGGCGCGCGGCTGTCGGCCGAGCCGTGGGGAGGGCTGCCGCAGGCCGAGGTGGTCAGCAGCCCGCTGTCCCGGGCCCGCGAGACCGCCGAGCTGGCCGGCTTCGGTGACCGGCTCCGTACCGACGAGCGCCTGCTGGAGTGGGACTACGGCCAGTACGAGGGCCTGACCGGCCCCGCGATCCGAGCAGAGACGCAGCCCGGCTGGCTGATCTGGCGCGACGGAGTCCCCGGCGGCGAGAAGCTCGCGGAGGTCTGCGGACGCGTGGACGACTTCCTCGCCGACGTCGACGCCCGCGCGGGTGTGCCGGACCCGGACACCACGGTGATGCACCCGGCCGACCGCGACCTCGTCGTCTTCGCCCACGGCCACCTGCTGCGCATCCTCACCGCGCGCTGGCTCGGGCTGCCTCCCGAGTACGCCCAGCGCTTCAAGCTCGGACCGGCCACCCTCTCCGTCCTGACCTGGGAGTACGGTGCCCGCGCCGTCGAACGCTGGAACGACGCCGCCCACCTCGACTGA
- a CDS encoding nucleoside/nucleotide kinase family protein, with translation MDAQELVEAAAALVPAPGGRFLLGIAGAPGAGKSTLARLLVSRLRDHLGPDTAAYVPMDGFHLSNVQLARLGLTDRKGSAPSFDVWGYLALLRRLREQRPTEPVYVPDYDRELHEPVAARHLVAPTTRLVVTEGNYLATGAAGGPGWAEVRDALDAIWFLATPDSVRDTRLLARQQAGGLDPIAARAWVDGNDHPNGALVNTHVSADVRVITLDVR, from the coding sequence ATGGACGCACAGGAGCTGGTCGAGGCGGCAGCGGCGCTGGTCCCCGCTCCCGGCGGCCGCTTCCTGCTCGGCATCGCGGGCGCGCCGGGCGCGGGCAAGTCCACCCTGGCCCGCCTGCTCGTGTCACGACTACGGGACCACCTCGGCCCCGACACGGCGGCCTACGTCCCGATGGACGGCTTCCACCTCTCCAACGTGCAGCTCGCGCGGCTGGGCCTGACCGACCGGAAGGGCTCGGCGCCCAGCTTCGACGTCTGGGGCTACCTCGCGCTGCTGCGGCGCCTGCGGGAGCAGCGCCCGACCGAACCGGTCTACGTCCCCGACTACGACCGCGAGCTGCACGAACCCGTGGCGGCCCGCCACCTGGTGGCCCCCACGACCCGCCTGGTCGTGACCGAGGGCAACTATCTCGCCACCGGCGCGGCGGGCGGCCCCGGCTGGGCGGAGGTCCGCGACGCGCTGGACGCGATCTGGTTCCTCGCGACACCGGACTCCGTCCGTGACACCCGCCTGCTGGCCCGCCAGCAGGCGGGCGGCCTGGACCCGATCGCGGCCCGCGCCTGGGTCGACGGCAACGACCACCCCAACGGGGCACTGGTCAACACCCACGTCTCGGCCGACGTGCGCGTGATCACCCTCGACGTGCGCTGA
- a CDS encoding Gfo/Idh/MocA family oxidoreductase, producing the protein MANSTQSSPAPLRVGLIGYGIAGAVFHAPLIATTPGLELTAVVTANPERRAQAAARHPQARLLSSADELWPLGVDLVVVASPNRTHIPLATAALTAGMPVVVDKPLAATAAEGAALADLAEARGLMLSVFQNRRWDGDFLTVAELVRSGGLGRVHRFESRFERWRPKLKGGWRELGDPAEAGGLLYDLGSHLVDQALTLFGPAASVYAELDVRREGAQADDDSFVALTHADGTRSHLWMSATAAELGPRFRVLGSEAGYVSYGLDGQEDALREGRTPADAGWGETPAGLFGRLGTVDDSVAHPTLPGAYQEYYAGVVEALHGRAAAPVEPRDAVAALIVLEAARRSAAEGRTVTL; encoded by the coding sequence ATGGCGAACAGCACACAGAGCAGCCCCGCACCGCTGCGCGTAGGCCTCATCGGCTACGGCATCGCGGGCGCGGTGTTCCACGCACCCCTGATCGCGACGACACCCGGCCTGGAGCTGACGGCCGTCGTCACGGCGAACCCCGAGCGGCGGGCCCAGGCCGCAGCCCGGCATCCGCAGGCGCGCCTGCTCTCCAGCGCCGACGAGCTGTGGCCGCTCGGCGTGGATCTGGTCGTCGTCGCCTCGCCGAACCGCACCCACATCCCGCTGGCCACCGCCGCGCTCACCGCCGGCATGCCGGTGGTCGTCGACAAGCCGCTCGCCGCCACCGCGGCCGAGGGCGCGGCGCTCGCCGACCTCGCCGAGGCACGCGGGCTCATGCTGAGCGTCTTTCAGAACCGGCGCTGGGACGGCGACTTCCTTACCGTCGCCGAGCTGGTGCGGTCGGGCGGGCTGGGCCGGGTGCACCGCTTCGAGTCCCGCTTCGAGCGCTGGCGGCCGAAGCTGAAGGGCGGCTGGCGCGAGCTTGGCGACCCTGCGGAGGCGGGCGGCCTCCTCTACGACCTCGGCAGCCACCTGGTCGACCAGGCGCTCACGCTCTTCGGCCCGGCCGCGAGCGTCTACGCCGAGCTGGACGTGCGTCGCGAGGGCGCCCAGGCCGACGACGACTCCTTCGTCGCCCTCACCCACGCCGACGGCACCCGCTCCCACCTGTGGATGAGCGCGACCGCCGCCGAACTCGGCCCACGCTTCCGGGTCCTGGGCAGCGAGGCCGGCTACGTCAGCTACGGTCTCGACGGCCAGGAGGACGCCCTCCGCGAGGGCCGGACGCCCGCGGACGCGGGCTGGGGCGAGACACCGGCCGGGCTCTTCGGCCGCCTCGGCACGGTCGACGACTCCGTCGCCCACCCGACCCTGCCCGGCGCGTACCAGGAGTACTACGCGGGCGTCGTCGAGGCGCTGCACGGACGTGCGGCGGCGCCGGTCGAGCCGCGGGACGCGGTGGCCGCGCTCATCGTGCTGGAGGCGGCCCGCCGCTCCGCCGCCGAGGGCCGGACGGTGACGCTGTGA
- a CDS encoding bifunctional DNA primase/polymerase — MWTYDSVEYVTVAGESWLASASEYPRSMRALWEARPWAATVLPCGRVFDVINLPGLFGRRVLDELWASGPGCGPVATFRGRILIFAEPGTAARLRPLLVWEEWARDVPPLLCHGPGDAITVPPLQRPLDAPETQGRWIVGPDGPEPWLPGASTLLWACVRAARDLPAAPQRVEQEAPDHDPDVLPAG, encoded by the coding sequence ATGTGGACGTACGACTCCGTCGAGTACGTGACCGTCGCCGGTGAGTCATGGCTCGCCTCGGCCAGCGAGTACCCGCGGAGCATGCGCGCGCTGTGGGAGGCCCGCCCCTGGGCGGCCACCGTGCTGCCCTGCGGGCGGGTCTTCGACGTGATCAACCTCCCCGGGCTCTTCGGCCGCCGGGTCCTCGACGAGCTGTGGGCCTCGGGCCCCGGCTGCGGGCCGGTGGCGACGTTCCGCGGTCGGATCCTGATCTTCGCCGAGCCCGGCACGGCCGCCCGACTGCGGCCGCTGCTGGTCTGGGAGGAGTGGGCCCGCGACGTCCCGCCGCTGCTCTGCCACGGTCCCGGCGACGCGATCACGGTCCCTCCGCTGCAGCGCCCGCTGGACGCGCCGGAGACCCAGGGCCGCTGGATCGTGGGGCCCGACGGCCCCGAACCGTGGCTGCCCGGCGCGTCGACCCTGCTCTGGGCCTGCGTCCGGGCCGCCCGGGACCTGCCCGCCGCGCCGCAGCGCGTGGAACAGGAGGCCCCCGACCACGACCCCGACGTGCTGCCGGCCGGCTGA
- a CDS encoding heme-degrading domain-containing protein, whose amino-acid sequence MTTTAELVEQESRLQFARFSNEDAWRLGCLLVDMARERELPVTIDIRRGDQQLFHCAMPGTCADNDAWIERKIRVVRRYGASSYLVGQRFREQGSSFEEKSRLDPDRYAAHGGAFPVVVVDAGLVGTVAVSGLRQLADHKLVVEALEKFLEG is encoded by the coding sequence GTGACCACCACCGCCGAGCTGGTCGAGCAGGAGAGCCGCCTGCAGTTCGCCCGCTTCAGCAACGAGGACGCCTGGAGGCTCGGCTGCCTGCTCGTCGACATGGCCAGGGAACGCGAGCTCCCCGTGACGATCGACATCCGTCGCGGTGACCAGCAGCTCTTCCACTGCGCGATGCCGGGCACCTGCGCCGACAACGACGCCTGGATCGAACGGAAGATCAGGGTCGTCCGGCGCTACGGCGCGAGTTCGTACCTGGTCGGGCAGCGCTTCAGGGAGCAGGGCAGCAGCTTCGAGGAGAAGTCCCGGCTGGACCCCGACCGCTATGCCGCCCACGGCGGTGCGTTCCCCGTCGTGGTCGTCGACGCGGGCCTGGTGGGCACGGTCGCGGTCTCCGGGCTGCGGCAGCTGGCCGACCACAAGCTCGTGGTCGAAGCCCTGGAGAAGTTCCTGGAGGGCTGA
- a CDS encoding AAA domain-containing protein — MTPALPLPAPEPSPAEQANAAVAAILESALRGGERGTVVDSPPGAGKSTLVVKAARELVGTGERLMIVAQTNSQVDDLVDRLARADGELAIGRLHGSDAAPSHTALQHPGVVASTKAAELRELPVVVATAAKWQWVKDVDPWRHAIVDEAYQMRSDALLAVARLFERALFVGDPGQLDPFSIVGTEAWAGLSYDPSQSAVVTLLAHNPGIVPHRLPVSWRLPSSAAPLVSDAFYPLAPFRAGTGPGARRLVLGAAPAPDGRIARGLADAADEVLDTAAGSGWGLLELPARRTIRTDPEAVAAVAAVVARLLARGGSAWSDEEETPLTADRVAVGTAHRDQAAAVRAALAALGVEGVTVDTANRLQGREYDVTVVLHPLSGRPDATAFHLETGRLCVLASRHRQACIVVTRAGIPELLDAHPSAEPVLLGVTSKFPDGWEANQAVLEHLRAHRVTATP, encoded by the coding sequence GTGACCCCCGCTCTCCCCCTCCCGGCTCCCGAGCCCTCCCCCGCCGAGCAGGCGAACGCCGCCGTGGCCGCCATCCTCGAATCGGCGCTGCGCGGCGGCGAACGCGGCACCGTGGTCGACTCCCCTCCGGGGGCCGGCAAGTCGACGCTGGTGGTGAAGGCGGCGCGCGAGCTGGTCGGCACCGGCGAGCGGCTCATGATCGTCGCGCAGACCAACAGCCAGGTGGACGACCTGGTCGACCGGCTGGCGCGGGCCGACGGAGAGCTGGCGATCGGGCGTCTGCACGGCAGCGACGCCGCCCCCTCGCACACCGCCTTGCAGCACCCCGGCGTCGTGGCCTCGACGAAGGCCGCGGAGCTGCGCGAGCTGCCGGTGGTCGTGGCGACGGCGGCGAAATGGCAGTGGGTCAAGGACGTCGATCCGTGGCGTCACGCGATCGTGGACGAGGCGTACCAGATGCGCTCGGACGCGCTGCTCGCCGTGGCGCGGCTCTTCGAGAGGGCCCTGTTCGTCGGCGATCCCGGGCAGTTGGACCCGTTCAGCATCGTCGGCACGGAGGCCTGGGCCGGGCTCAGCTACGACCCCTCGCAGAGCGCCGTCGTCACCCTGCTCGCGCACAACCCCGGCATCGTGCCGCATCGGCTGCCCGTCTCCTGGCGGCTGCCGTCCTCGGCGGCGCCGCTGGTCTCGGACGCGTTCTACCCGCTCGCCCCGTTCCGTGCGGGCACCGGGCCGGGCGCGCGGCGGCTGGTGCTCGGCGCGGCCCCCGCGCCGGACGGCCGGATCGCGCGCGGGCTGGCCGACGCCGCCGACGAGGTGCTCGACACCGCCGCAGGGTCGGGGTGGGGGCTGCTGGAGCTGCCGGCCCGGCGCACGATCCGCACCGACCCCGAGGCGGTCGCCGCGGTCGCGGCCGTGGTCGCCCGGCTGCTGGCCCGCGGCGGCTCGGCCTGGTCCGACGAGGAGGAGACACCGCTCACCGCCGACCGCGTCGCGGTCGGCACCGCTCACAGGGACCAGGCGGCGGCGGTCCGCGCCGCGCTCGCCGCGCTGGGCGTCGAGGGCGTGACCGTCGACACGGCCAACCGCCTGCAGGGCCGGGAGTACGACGTGACGGTGGTGCTCCACCCGCTCTCGGGCCGCCCCGACGCCACCGCCTTCCATCTGGAGACCGGCCGGCTGTGCGTGCTGGCCTCCCGCCATCGGCAGGCCTGCATCGTCGTGACGCGGGCGGGCATTCCCGAGCTGCTCGACGCCCATCCGTCGGCGGAACCGGTGTTGCTGGGGGTGACCTCGAAGTTCCCCGACGGCTGGGAGGCGAACCAGGCGGTGCTGGAGCACCTGCGGGCCCACCGGGTCACGGCGACGCCGTGA
- a CDS encoding phosphodiester glycosidase family protein, producing MGIPAPPESVSEDPAEEPPQAGTTQPRKKRFRRIRHLLSLRTVRAILALFAVFFVWLCWSIGSALAAPGDDSVVARVAEWARDHHLGPVVTFLEDQQYKANPPKIGGRPTIALAPDGTPVQSGTKPTMKPITPARLVSPAGPPLPNEGTWHTLGSVNGTPALLGAFLRPDNEHTSYVAAVASMDQRLLRFSLHPGELDPGPGKWGVPPSVPAGQRTGLLATFNGGFKISDNEAQGGFYLNGTTRGTLTDGAASLVFTKDGKATVADWGRDATLTPNVTGVRQNLKLIVDHGKVPDSVDTNVESGWGLTIAGKYFVWRSGIGITNDGRMVFAYGPALSVRTLADLLANAGAVRAMQLDINPAWMSFQYYEPKTDPADPTPVKLLPDQERPANRYYESTSRDFTAVYAR from the coding sequence GTGGGTATACCAGCGCCGCCCGAGTCCGTTTCGGAGGATCCGGCCGAGGAGCCGCCACAGGCGGGCACGACTCAGCCGCGCAAGAAGCGGTTCCGGCGAATACGGCATCTGCTCAGCCTGCGCACCGTCCGGGCGATCCTGGCGCTGTTCGCGGTGTTCTTCGTCTGGCTCTGCTGGTCCATAGGCTCCGCGCTCGCCGCGCCCGGGGACGACAGCGTCGTCGCCCGGGTCGCCGAGTGGGCCCGCGACCACCACCTCGGTCCGGTGGTGACCTTCCTGGAGGACCAGCAGTACAAGGCCAACCCGCCGAAGATCGGCGGGAGGCCGACGATCGCGCTCGCGCCCGACGGCACGCCCGTCCAGAGCGGCACCAAGCCCACGATGAAGCCGATCACCCCTGCTCGCCTGGTCTCCCCCGCCGGTCCCCCGCTCCCGAACGAGGGCACTTGGCACACGCTGGGCAGCGTCAACGGCACCCCCGCGCTGCTCGGGGCGTTCCTGCGGCCGGACAACGAGCACACCTCGTACGTCGCCGCGGTCGCGTCGATGGACCAGCGCCTGCTCCGCTTCTCGCTGCACCCCGGCGAGTTGGACCCGGGGCCGGGAAAGTGGGGCGTTCCGCCGTCCGTGCCCGCCGGTCAGCGCACGGGCCTGCTGGCGACCTTCAACGGCGGCTTCAAGATCTCCGACAACGAGGCCCAAGGCGGCTTCTACCTCAACGGCACCACCCGCGGCACGCTCACCGACGGCGCAGCCTCCCTGGTCTTCACCAAGGACGGCAAGGCCACGGTCGCCGACTGGGGCCGTGACGCGACGCTCACGCCCAACGTGACCGGCGTCCGGCAGAACCTGAAGCTGATCGTGGATCACGGCAAGGTTCCGGACAGCGTCGACACCAACGTCGAGAGCGGCTGGGGCCTCACCATCGCCGGCAAGTACTTCGTCTGGCGCTCCGGCATCGGCATCACCAACGACGGCCGCATGGTCTTCGCCTACGGCCCCGCACTCTCGGTACGGACCCTCGCCGACCTGCTGGCGAACGCGGGCGCGGTCCGCGCGATGCAGCTGGACATCAACCCGGCCTGGATGTCGTTCCAGTACTACGAGCCGAAGACCGACCCGGCCGACCCGACGCCGGTCAAGCTGCTGCCGGACCAGGAGCGCCCGGCGAACCGCTACTACGAGTCGACCAGCCGCGACTTCACCGCGGTGTACGCGCGATGA
- a CDS encoding cation diffusion facilitator family transporter, producing MSSSGGTKAVVAALGANLAIAVSKFVAFAFSGSSSMLAEGVHSLADSGNQVLLLVGGRKARRQADESHPFGYGRERYVYGFLVSIVLFTIGGVFALYEGVEKVRHPHAIDHWYWPVGVLLFAIVAEGFSFRTAIAEARPLKGRQSWGRFIRTAKAPELPVVLLEDFGALIGLVLALGGVGLAVLTGDGVWDGVGTLCIGTLLVVIAFVLAVETKSLLLGEGAGAEAVARIRAAMLAGHDVEQIIHMRTLHLGPEELLVAAKIAVRPDADARAIAATINAAEERVRAEEPMARVIYLEPDLYDEAEAAAGPDPAATPGGR from the coding sequence ATGAGCTCGTCCGGAGGCACGAAGGCCGTTGTCGCGGCTCTTGGAGCCAACCTCGCGATCGCGGTGTCGAAGTTCGTCGCCTTCGCCTTCAGCGGCTCCTCCTCCATGCTCGCGGAGGGCGTGCACTCGCTCGCCGACTCGGGCAACCAGGTGCTGCTGCTGGTGGGCGGCCGCAAGGCGCGCCGCCAGGCGGACGAGTCGCACCCCTTCGGCTACGGGCGTGAGCGCTACGTCTACGGCTTCCTCGTCTCCATCGTGCTCTTCACCATCGGCGGGGTCTTCGCGCTGTACGAGGGCGTGGAGAAGGTCAGGCACCCGCACGCCATCGACCACTGGTACTGGCCCGTGGGGGTCCTGCTCTTCGCGATCGTGGCGGAGGGCTTCTCGTTCCGCACGGCGATCGCGGAGGCGCGACCGCTGAAGGGGCGTCAGTCCTGGGGCCGCTTCATCCGTACGGCGAAGGCGCCGGAACTGCCGGTCGTCCTGCTGGAGGACTTCGGCGCGCTGATCGGTCTGGTGCTGGCGCTCGGCGGCGTCGGCCTCGCGGTGCTGACCGGCGACGGCGTCTGGGACGGTGTGGGCACGCTCTGCATCGGCACCCTGCTGGTCGTCATCGCGTTCGTCCTGGCGGTGGAGACGAAGTCGCTGCTGCTGGGCGAGGGCGCGGGCGCCGAGGCGGTCGCCAGGATCCGCGCGGCGATGCTGGCCGGCCACGACGTCGAGCAGATCATCCACATGCGGACCCTGCATCTGGGCCCCGAGGAACTGCTGGTCGCCGCGAAGATCGCCGTCCGCCCGGACGCGGACGCGCGCGCGATCGCCGCGACGATCAACGCGGCGGAGGAGCGGGTCCGCGCCGAGGAGCCGATGGCCCGCGTCATCTACCTCGAACCCGACCTCTACGACGAGGCCGAAGCCGCCGCCGGCCCCGACCCCGCCGCCACCCCCGGCGGCCGCTGA